GCGTTCCAGCACCTGGGGGGACAACCTCGACGTGTAcacctttcctccgttctgtctgattcgccgagtgatgaACCAAGCgatgatcaccccaaatctcagaatgattctggtggcaccgaAATGGCcacaggccgtttggtatcctgacctgctagttctcctctccgaggcgccgagagagagattctcccccCGGCCCAACCTGCTATGTCAACCCCATGTAGAGCGGTACcatcaggcagtgcagtccctgtgttgtgacggctggaggttatccaccatctcctgtgagcgagaggcttttcgcatagcgcagcaacggagatggccgggtacctcagacgatcctccgcagcaGTATACCATAGAAAGTAGTCCGTCTTCTGTGTTTGGTGTCGTGCATGGGGTATCTctctggtcggagctactgttcagcagttcgcggacttcctcgtcttccttctccgagagaagcttctctccgtttcagctgtaaaaggctactgcgccgcacttggcctagtcttgcggctgaaaggagtagacatctcttcctcctttgagatttccctactgatgagaagcttggAAAGGTCTTGCTCACCCAGGGATCtgaggccccctgcgtgggatgtgactctcattctaaggagcctgactcgtgtaCAGTACatgcctttacgagagtcgtcagacagggatctgaccctcaagactgtcttcctgctagccctggcatcggcaaagagagttggcgaactgcacggactttcctttgatgttaaacgttcgaagggatggggatcagttacgcttgaTTTCGTCCAGGATTTCttggcgaagactcagaatccttcagtccctgacgcacggttcgagtccttcacgatcccctccctagaggactttgtaggtaatgaaccagacgagatgctactgtgtcctgctagagtgctgtggcgctatctgaagaggacccgatgtctctggcctgagtgtcgatgactctttatactggctcgaccaagaaagaagtgtccaagagcATGATCGCTTTCTGGCTTCGTGATTCAATAATtagagcgtattctgctgctggagaagacgacaccggtattCCTCAACTTAGAGCTCATGAAGTACGCAGCATTGGTCCGCCCCTGTCATTCTGGAAGAACATGTCGGTTGTGCAGGTGCTGAAGgtaggtgtgtggtcccaacagaccaccttcactttgTTCTACCTGcaggatgttgctcacaagtcctaggacactttttccttgggtgctgtggtggctgctcaacaagttgtgtagcttacccagctcctctaacaagacaggttgcatcttgcctaagatgtacggttgtgattgggagaatgaatgtggagtgactggcctcttttctttctccccatcctgggtctcttcccacgggcagggagcggacgtgccgttacatgctggatctggcggtcgatgcaggtaagcacccaatgGGAGCTCCTGTTCTAATTTCCGTTCAGGTTTATAGGgtaaggagaccatgacaataagacaaacccaatgcttgtgattacCTTAATGTCATCAACTCCatgttcttcctagcctactttgtaTGAACTCACAATTCCTCTTTCATACAAAgagacccagaagtctgacaattgatcctgcatttcttacaacctgatcattttgtcagaggcagttttcccttcctcactctCACGACCAGGaggggaagacaaggtggtgaactccagtcagttcagagagactttatcagattcctccctccaatcagtgagtctcctaatgtaaaggaccgagggtttgtataccgtgtcggaacaaatcataatttttaaaagtaaattttatttttcctaactactgTATACAAActcgaggtcctttacattacatttcatgcccacctcatgccacccctcaatctgatagctgggccgaaaggcaaactggaatgtttacatcatggtaggcggtactcctgcctcccggacaatagttaactgcctaaccaccgtgttcgaaagttcaacgtccgtttccagcctacgctgaaagtaattcctaatgtaaaggaccttgtgTTTGTatggttatgaaaaatacaatttacttttaaaaattgtgatatttgtGGTAAAGGCAGAAGCTGCTGGTTGAATGTCAACCAACTTTGGCCTAAATAAAATTGATTCCAAAAAGAATTCAAGGatgctgttttatttcttttgaaacaaattgTGTCCTTATGATCATTGCATTGTGATATTTGTTTTCCCAGAGGATGATTATTTTAGAGTTGAAATGAGCACACACTGTAAAACATGAAATTACTTGGAATTTCCAGTTGCAAAGAATCCCAGCATGAATGGTgctttgttccgacacaatatacaaaccctcggtcctttacattagggattactttcaggcgtaggctggaaatggccgttgaacttcaaacaaggtggttaggcagttaactactgtccgggaggcggagtACATTCTTATGTAAACATTCAATTTGCTTTCGGTTGTCGTAGCGCTCGGACGTTGTTTTTCGctctctctgcctgacagctatTTAAATCTTCTCTTTTGGtgggaaattctttgtttttcattatcatggAGAAATGagctaaaccctcctatccccagcgtgtgtgtccctgGGGTGGGGgtaaaaatgtaattcatttagatctagagtcgacgtggacccacacgcccactctgcacatcttgcagggggcgtgtgtgttcacgcgacgatccctgtagtgagtgttgtttgtggccctccgagcaatggggcaagttcaaAGGGAGGAGACGTTACTGTcataagcctaccaaggagtcgtccgagggaaatacgcccccgacgactccattGGTAGCGAATGTGTCGGGCTTGTTTCTTCCTCCCAGCAAacttccccttcttgctccctctccctcgggtgaggactcccctccccttcctcttacgtttcattcgtttgtggaagggcacgGGGAGAGTTGGACCAGACATCCTCTCTGAAGTCTCTTCCCATTCGGAGGGGAGTTTTCCTCCGGAGCGAGTAGAGGCTTCCATTGACTAACCCAACTTTTGCTTCAGGTTCTGGACTGGATAGCCAGACACAGATTCCCAAGCtcatcctggctacacctgggtctacctggctcGTCACTGGAAGGATTGGCTCCCCTGCCcccctccagtcacgacccactcAGCAACGACAGCCACCACGACCACCGTCACCTTTTCGAGGTTTGCCCAGATGCCTGTTTCAGTTGCATCGCATCTGGACACCTCCCAGGTGTCGGCGTCATCCTgcggccagcacgctgttccatTGCCACCTGGCTTCCTGGCTCCATTCACGCCcactggcccctcctacatggtgacgtcatcatatccttatgtgactgtcgctgcccctgttgctgaccctggaCTGTCTTGGATGCTGTTCCTCGTCTGACTTTCCAGTccggcccttcgtctgcctcAATCCCCATTCCATCGACCCTGGCACGGCCCGACCAGAATCTTCACGCGGGAGGGGTGGCGCCTGCATtcctggccccgcccacttttgttctGGCTGACGTCGGCTCTCTCTCACCCAGCAACATGCTGGTCGAGCTCCGCCCGTCTtgcccgggatgtgccttctgctgcagcccctcctgctgttcctgagtctgtGGCCTgctttcctggcttggggacttgactgctttcctgaagcagatggtgaagaagaagaagaagaagaggtctaggaaggtgtcatcatcgtcttcatcttcatcttcatctcatcatctttcatcttcatcttcgtctcgtctgctgcttcttcctcttctccttccaaggcttcgcagccgaagaagaagaagtctgtctctCCCAAGAAACTCTCGCACCGAGACTTCTAAGGGtttgcctccttccacagggaaggcagtgggatctctcgttagctcttcccgatcctcggatcagggaacctcTGCCCCGGCCTCTGGGCCAGGGGCActgggagccaagggcgtgcagaccaaggtcggcactcccccgactgcgcctaagaaacttcctgcatctaaggccagcgagacACTGTGTCGGACACTAGTTCGCGAAGTTGCTCCAGTACccaggtccccaaggagaccgggtaccccagtctgattACGGAGAAACTTCTtgccgtacagaccagggcgtgagacgagagaaagagccggggcatgcaggtgctccgtctcttcctgctggcactccttcaggtgccaagtcaggttcttGGGATAGTGCTTCAGCCCCCTTGGGCCGAACACAAGGAGAGGTAGGGAAGAAGTCCCTGCTCAGTCTTCTTCCGAGAGGCTTCGAAGAGGCTCctgcctcgaagaagactgggcaGCCAGCCTTGCGccctcctcccagtccccggccacgcgcccgcggccagcctggctcgggggaggtgCGTCAGCGGCTCGGCTCCTTTGCAAGCCGCTCTGCTCTCCTTGGGAGATCGTTTCACCTGGGCTGAAACAGTCTCCCCTCGACCTGGGgctcgtcatcaccgcgggttggtgaccactCTCGGCCCACTacctctgctggttctgccagtaaagccagTGGGAGCACCCGATCTTCCTTGCCTGTTCCCGCCACCCCTTCGGTTTCTTCCAGGGGcgcgagtcggagaggaggagCTCTGGGgcgtgttctcctcagagttcgaCTGCGTGGGGGTATGCACCTGGCTCGGTTCTTGGCTCAACCAGGTCCTACGCCCGCGTAGTTCAGGAAGATCcatgggggtctgccgaggttctccctcctgcagtgagagtagttcgggaggaccgcactctggagggactcgagggtcctctgccccaggatgcggacacccccgaaatacagaggacttttgcggaGGTTATCGTGCTGATTCACCAGCACAAtgaccttggggaagggaccacggcctcatctgtggatcgtccgttgcgcctcgaatccttctggggacccaagaaggaacccaaggcttgggtgtggctgccgtggtccacgcttgccgagggggtacttgaccaggtgaacagtcttgtgtctgggcaagacagttcactTCGTTCGAGCcactcggacaagcttcttcctcctcctctgcctcgtcagaagcgtttcACGCTCCAGTGGAAGGGtgttgctgactaaacaggttgacccggacctgacttgTTTGGATCCGGGTcttcgttgcagcaattgactgcagagagcatttctctctcccagcaagaagctgcaaccctggaagccaccgccatggcggccttccaggcagtctcctggctcgatctgtggtccttcacagtatcgaaggtagctgcttcctcaggcgctatcgtacctggggaggactctgcctttgggagactgtgccagtctggggtaGGGCTATTttctacctcgcccaccagattACAAACCTGTGGGCGAACCTTGTGCTAAAGCAGAGggatgccgttctctctcgctttgccagatctgtaggtcccgagtcagctatcgcccttcggaatggaccattgctgggttcctcctctctcgtccctagagagttggtggatgccgcggTGGACAAGTGTTatgccgatgacagcgaccggcttgttcaccaggcagtggccaagacctcccgGGTCTTCTggttccactgcagccaggtcttcagccaggctggcacttcctcggcccctaagaagtcccagtcttcgaaggggtcccgaggaaacacccagccttcttcttccccAAAAAGGGGGTGTCCtccgcccttttcagcccactttccaagtccggtaaagggggcaagggtaagaagaaggggaaaacGCTAGGCGGCGTTCCCAAAAGCTGCCAAGGTGGGgggtgcctgttgagccattgggcaacatggcagcaacacggagccgagacctggatagtggatgtccttcgggagggatatctactacccttcgagtctcggcctcccctcacctactctccggtccatctccaaacatatcttccaggttcgtcgaaggacatcgcactacagcaagaagtgcaagccatgctgagcaagagtGCTGTGTTTTCGTGTCGGACCAGtttccaggcttttacagccgcgtCTTCCTCGTGAGAGAaagcatcaggggatggagaccagtcatagatctTTCTCCCTGAAAcagtttcgttcgccagactcggttcacgatggaaacagcgcaaaactgtgctggcctccatcagggagaacgacttcatgcttatggtggacttgaaggatgcgtatttcagatacccatccatccgtcctcttcgcaagtacctccgctttgtcctcgggagtcagtcttccaattcagggcactttgctttgggctctcgaccactccccaggtgttcacgagagtattctctctcgtgtcagcttgggcccactcgcacgggatacgtcttctggggtatctcgacgactggctagtcctgggaGCTCTcgcttgcagttgctacaggacagggatcgtctcctcaagttttgctgagatctagggatcatggtaaatctggagaagtcagatctcacccccaagcagagaagaaagtacctgggcatgctgatagatacggtggcaACGAAAGTCTTTCCCTCTGACTCTCGTATCAGGAAGTTCAgacaggcagcacagctgttcctgtcacggcaggagcaaccagctcggcaatggcaagtcgtcatcggtcacctgtcgtctttggagaaactagtacctcacaggcgtcttcacctgcggtctctccagtggagactaaaggcgtattggtcccagtcccaagacccccagtccttcctcattcctctttccgaggaggtgagaaaggaccttcactggtggttagacgacaggaacctcttaataggagtatccttgcatactccccctccggacatgcttctgttctcggacgcatcaaccgagggatggggtgcacacctggaggagttgctgacttcaggagtgtggcaccgagacaacaagcaccttcacatcaacatcctagaactcaaggcggccttcctggccctccaagagttccaggatcgagtgatgggacactccgtggtactgatgagcgacaataccacggtagtggcatacttcaacaagcaggggggactggtgtcccaccagcttcatcagttgacgatgcaggtgcacgagtgggcagtgGCTCACTCattagagctgtcagccaggtacattccaggcaagaggaatgtcgtggcagacaagctcagccgccagagccaggtggtagggaccgaatggtccctccatcaggaagtagcggaaaggctgttcatcctgtgggggcgtccagccattgatctgttcgccacccggcacaacagaaaactccaggtcttctgttctgtcgtgctggacccatgggccgctgcggaggacgcttTCCAACACCCTTGGGATAATCTCGACgcttacgcctttcccccattctgtctgattcgccgagtgatgatcacctcgaatctcagaatgactctggtggcacccaaatggccccaggccgtttggtacccggacctgctagctctcctctccgaggcgccgagagagattcccccctggcccaaccttctgcgtcaacctcacacagagcggttccacctggcagtgcattccctgtgtcttcacggctggaggttatccaccatctcttgcgagcgagaggcttttcgcgccacgcagcaacagagatggcaggatacctcagaagatcctccgcagcattataccagggaaagtggtccgtcttctgtggttggtgtcgtcgagggggtatctctccagtcagagctactgttcagcaggtcacggacttccttgtcttccttcgccaggagaagcttctctccgtttcagctgtaaaaggctaccacgccgcactcggcctagtcttacgggtgaaaggagtagacatctcctcctccttcgagatttctctactcatgaggagcttcgaacggtcttgcacacccagggatctcaggccccctgcgtgggatgtgattCTCATGTTAAGGAGcgtgactcgtgcaccgtacgagcctttacgagagtcgtcagacagggatctgaccctcaagaccgtcttcttgcttgccctggcatcggcgaagagagttgacgagcttcacggactttcctttgatgttaaacactggaggggatggggatcagttacgctcgatttcatcccggatttcgtagcgaagactcagaaccattcggtccctgacgcacggtacgagtccttcacgatcccctctgtagaggactttgtaggtaatgaaccagacgagatgttactgtgtcctgttagagtgctgcggcgctatctgaagaggactcggcacctccggcctgagtgtcaacgactctttgttagcactggctcgactaagaaagaagtgtccaagaacaccatctctttctggcttcgtgagacgataaggagagcgtactctgctgcaggagaagacgacaccggtacgctgtatttttcctaactatacaaacccgaggtcctttacagtttatgcccacctcatgccacccttcaatctgtacctgggccgaaaggcaaattggaatgtttacatctgggcaggcggtactcccgcctcccggacagtagttaactgcctaaccaccttgtttgaagttcaatggccgtttccagcctatgcctgaaagtaatccctaatgtaaaggacctcgggtttgtacagttaggaaaaatacaatttacttttaaaaattgttatattcagaacatgtttttcttatattttttattttatttcagggtaTTCCAAACAGAGGAAAATTGCAAGAGATCCCAAGTAGGGTTTGAGTATTGTAAATGGAACATCCTGTGAAAATGTCATTAATCAAAGAAGAGATGCAGAATTTGGAGGAGGATCTTCCTGAAAACATAGATGAAGGCTCTTTATTTGCAGATCCCTTCTTAGTAGTCAAGGCAGAACCAGGAATTTTTGACCATGGTGAATTTGATGTGAACTGTTCATCCCAATCTATTAAGTACGAGGACAGCTCTCCAAGCTGTGATGATGAAAGTGGAAAGAAGATATGTATTGCAGAGGAAGATAGCGATTTGGTTGGAACAGAAGAATTTTCAAAGAGAAGCAACACAGCAAGGAAGCGAATAACTTGTGCTGAATGCCACAGGACATTTTTACACAAGTACCAAATCAAAGACcacatgagaattcatacagGAGAGATACCTTATgcttgctctatatgtcaaaaaagtttttctcatCAAAGTCAACTCAAAATACACATGAGagctcatacaggagagaaaccttatacttgctctgtatgtgaCAAAAGTTTTTCTCGTCAATGTCATCTCAAAACACAcctgagaactcatacaggagagaaaccatatacttgctctatatgtGAAAGAAGATTTTCTGAATCAGGTTATCTCCGAAAACACATGgtaactcatacaggagagaaaccatttacttgctctatatgtcaaagaaCTTTTGCTTACTCAAGTGATCTCAcaaaacacatgagaactcatactggagagaaaccattcacttgtTCTATATGTCAAAGAAGATTTTCTCATCAAAGTCCTCTCAAAAAACACTTGAGAACTCATACGGGAGAGAAACCTTATgcttgctctatatgtcaaaaAAGTTTTACTCAACATGGTCATCTCAAgacacacatgagaactcatacaggagagaaaccattcacttgctctatatgtcaaagaagtttttctcttcGAAGTCCACTCACAAGACACATGAAAACTCATACAAGTGAGAAACCACATACTGGCTCTATAAAGAAGACTTTCTCGTCAAAGTCATCTCAAAAGACACATGATAACTCAAGCAGGTGAGAAACCTTATAttgctctatatgtcaaagaagATTTCCTTATCAAAGTgatctcaaaacacacatgagaactcatattggagagaaaccttatacctgctctgtatgtcaaagaagtttgtTCCAATACgatatacaaacccgaggtcctttacattaggagttaCTTTCAGCGTACCCTGGAAacgccgttgaactttcgaacaaggtggttaggcagtcaactactgtccaggaggcaggagtaccacctgcccggatgtaaacattccagtttgcttttggccgctGTAGAATGCGGATGTTGTtgttcgctctctgcctgactgcccttcaaattttcctgtgggatttttCCTTGCTTTGCTATCataatgaatgttgataaaccttctaagccctcctatcccctgcatgtgtgtcctggggtaggaagCAAATGATGTAATACTTTTCAATCTAGCATCAAcacggacccacacgccctctgcccaacttgcaggggacgtgtaTTTTCGCACGACactccttgtagtgagtgttatGCCTGGTTTcccgagcaatggaagaggtttgAAGGGAGGAGACACTAACGTCAGAAGCCCGCCAAGGAATCGTCCAAGGGTAACACAcccccgacgactccagtggtggctaatcCGTCAGGATCATTTCTCCCACCCTGCGAACTTCCCCtgcttcctccctctctctcgggTGAAGACTTCCCCTCccattcttcatttgtttcatcgggtgtggaagggcaTGGGCGAGCGGTTGCTCAGGGCATCCTCTCTGGGGCTTCCCCTCGCTCTTGGGGGTGAAATTTTTCCCCCAGAGCGTGTGGAGGCTACCCATTTTAACCCGACTGTGTCCTCAGGTTTGGGCGTGGATGCCCCTTCTATGGAGCAGGTATCGGACTTATCTTCTGCCTTGCTACGCCTGGGTCTACCTGGCATCccgtcactggagggcctggtgtccCACTTGTCTGGCACTCCAGTGACAACCCACTCTGCTACTGCTTCCACCACCACGACTGTCACCATGTCAGCATTTGGGAAGCTACCTGTGATGGTGGTATCACATCTAGACACCCAGGTCGTGGCTGCCCCTGCCACTCACCATCCTGTACCACTGccccctgggttcctggccccgctATCTCATTCCTGGTCCTTCTTTTATGGTGATGTCGTCTGTACCATACGTAACAATGCCTGCTCCAGTTGCTGATCCTGGCTCGTTTATGATAATGGTCCCAGCTTCTCGCTTCCCAGTCTCTTGGCCTGGCCTGGCTTTCTAACGCGCCACCTGTGCCTTCAACCCTAGTTCACCCTGGCCTAGCTGCTCACGTGCCACCCGTGCTTTCAACCCTGGCTCCTCGCCTGAAAATTCCTGGCTGCCACGCAAATGCATCTGCCTTGGCAATtgctggcccgagcaccgtcTTCGCTGTCCGGGTTGCGCCTGCTGCTGTGGCCCCCCTGTTTGCTCCTGTGTCTTCGGCTGCTCCTGCATGGCTTGGGGACCTGACCtcgatcctgaggaagatggcgaagaagtcaaagaagagatcgcGAAAGGTGTCGTCGTCTTTGTCGTCATCGTATTCGCCTTCATCTactgcctcttcttcctcctctccttctgaGGCTACCCAGCCatagaagaagaagcctgccccCCAAGAGGTCTCACACCGAGACCtttaagggactgcctccttccacagggaaggcagtgggatctcttgctGGATCTTCCCGATCCTCGGGAGACTGCTTCACCCAGGCAAAAGTGCTCTCCTTGACCTGGGCTGCCATCACCACTGTTGGTTGGTGATTGCTCCCAGCCCGCTGCCCCTGTTTGTTCTGCCAGCAAGGCCTGTGGGAGTGCCggatcctcctcacctgtcccctctacctcctgggctccttccagggggcgcgagtcagacaggaagaactctggcgTGTcatctccccagagttctacctcgggtGTGTACGTGCCTGGCTCGGTCTTCGGTTCAGCCAGGTCTTACGCCCgcatggtgcaggaaggatcacgggggtctgctaAGGTTCACCCTCCTGCAgagagagtagatcgggaggaccgcaccctggaaggactcaagggtcctttcccccaggatgcggacacccccgagatacagaggacttttccTGAGGTTATTGcactgattcatcagcacaacgacctcggggaagggaccacggcctcatctGTGGACTGTCCGTCGCACCTCGAATcctactggggacccaagaaggaacccaaggctttggtggggctgccgtggtccatgcttgccgagggggtcctcgattaagtgaatggtcttgtgtctgggaaAGACAATTTGCTCAGATCGAACCGTttggaca
The DNA window shown above is from Macrobrachium rosenbergii isolate ZJJX-2024 chromosome 35, ASM4041242v1, whole genome shotgun sequence and carries:
- the LOC136856237 gene encoding zinc finger protein 84-like, which gives rise to MRTHTGEKPFTCPICQRSFSHRSPLTRHMKTHTGEKPYTCSIKKTFSSKSSQKIHENSKMEHPVKMSLIKEEMQNLEEDLPENIDEGSLFADPFLVVKAEPGIFDHGEFDVNCSSQSIKYEDSSPSCDDESGKKICIAEEDSDLVGTEEFSKRSNTARKRITCAECHRTFLHKYQIKDHMRIHTGEIPYACSICQKSFSHQSQLKIHMRAHTGEKPYTCSVCDKSFSRQCHLKTHLRTHTGEKPYTCSICERRFSESGYLRKHMVTHTGEKPFTCSICQRTFAYSSDLTKHMRTHTGEKPFTCSICQRRFSHQSPLKKHLRTHTGEKPYACSICQKSFTQHGHLKTHMRTHTGEKPFTCSICQRSFSLRSPLTRHMKTHTSEKPHTGSIKKTFSSKSSQKTHDNSSR